GAagcaaaagaataaaaaaaataaattaaaaataaaaaatatatgaaccACTGCCACCACCACACCCCATTGGACTGCCacaaaaacccaacaacaacaataaatacTACCGTCACAGCAACCCATCGAACCACCAAAAGCATATCGAACCACCTGCAAAAaaatcagagagagagagagagagggagtttgGAGGCTTTGAGAGTACAGTCGTAGAGATAATATATaggtaggtttttttttttttttaaaatgggtAGAAGCCCaaatttgttgtttttttaagtaatttagcgTCGATTGTGAATTGATGCAAAATTTATGCCGGTATATAATTGACACAAAAATCCGTTCAACAGATtctaaaattcaatttttttaaaaaatttcgtcTTTAATTAGCGTCatttttgttttagtgttgaAGAAGCAATTaacacaaattaattattatttacatCAGCTAACAATTGAAGCAATTGTTAGAGTTAACTTTTGCGTCAatcaattaattgtttaatgcATTAATACTAATAGACACATAAATTAGTGATATCAGTATATAATAACCcgtaactaaaataaattatattattattattattaaagtgTGGAActacaaaattatatttatttatgagtatattattattattattattattattattagtttatgatttattattattattatttaattataaactaataataataataaaaggagTCTATTGAAAGGACACTACGTACGTAGTGATAATAAGTTGTAGTGTACAGTGTACACCCAGAATATTAATGAGGAATAATACAAGAGGGTGATGAATGATGATAGTGAAAGTAGTTACATGTATATGATGCATGTATTgtgtttatattatatatggatagagtaatttgcggcataaataccaaAGTTTATCTTCCAGTTGCAATTTAATACCTAAGTTAAAATTTTGGCGGCATAAATACCTTCCGTTACACTTTGAGACATTCTGTAGGTACCTTGCTGTTATCTTGCACACTGGACACCAAATGGCATGACacgtcatttaaaataatgccacgtcatttaaaataatgtcACTTCATCTTATTAAATAGCCACCTAATATTAATcaagtaaaaattaaatttgctttacaaaaaatatttacataaaaattaatttaataaatttataataaaatctgaaataaaacaattaatacaaaatcaaaaacaattaataagtaattttagataaaaaaaaaaaaacaaattctgtacaaataaaaactaaaaacccTAAATCTGTGGAACTAGAGTCGTAAAGAGAGACAATGGTGACGGCTGGACGTTCTTCTCCGACCACGAGCAGTGACCGagtagaaaaagaagaagaagagggttgAGGGCCTCACCGGAGAACGGTGGTGCAGTGACCGagtagaaaaagaagaagaagagggaagAGAACGATGGGACAGGGTATGTATGGTTTTGGGAGAAGTCAAAAAGGAAAATCACGGGTGTGAGATTTTGTTTCTtcccagaaaaataaaaaggattCGGATACAGATACGGATTCGGATCCGGGCAAGAAAAACAAAAGCAAGCGATGAATCAGAAGAGGGTAAGTTAGCCCTAGTTCGAGGCAGTAGAGAGCAGTGGAGAAGACAAtagaaaagaaatgaaaaagtAGTAGTTGTTGTCTGTGTTTCTTCTGATTATTGGTTTTTTAATTTGGTGATTTTGGATTTAGGTTTCATTATTTCTGAAATCTATCTAATCCAACGTTGTAGTTGAATTTGATGTGGTTGGGTGTAGATGGTGTTGGTTGCTAATGCTATTATGTTATTGCCTTGTTTTTCATTGGTTCGTCACTTTCGGCtcacactcttttttttttccttctttttgaATCACCAAATTCTCTTCTACCTATAAATGTTTCTTCTTTTTTTGTGTTCTTTCGAAATTTCTAATTGGTTTATGGTTTGTGATTGTGAGTGGTTCAGAGTCCACTTATGCTGGCTGCAATGCATGGCAAGATCTCTTGTGTGCAAAAACTCCTTGAAGTTGGAGCAAACGTATATGTAtacttcttcatcttcttctcctCTTCTCTATTGAGTTATTCTCTAAACTATGTGATTAATATTGTGAATGCTTTATCAGCTTTTGATGTTTGATTCTCTCAACGGAAGAACCTGTTTGCATTATGTTGCATATTATGGCCATTCAGATTGCCTCCAAgcccttctttcttcttctcattCCAGCCCTGTCGCAATTTCTTGGTTGGAGAAGAAGGTCTCGCCCGACGCTGCTCGTGGTCGGAGAAGAACGTCCAGCCGCCACCATTGTCTCTCTCCACGACTCTAGTTCCACAGATTTAgggtttttagtttttatttgtacagaatttgttttttttttatctaaaattacttattaattgtttttgattttttgtattaattgttttatttcagattttattataaatttattaaattaatttttatgtaaatattttttgtaaagcaaatttaatttttactttaatGGTTAATATTAGGTGGCTATTTAATAAGATGAAGTgacattattttaaatgacgtggcattattttaaatgacgtGTCATGCCATCTGGTGTCCAGTGTGCAAGATAACAGCAAGGTACCTACAGAATGTCTCAAAGTGTAACGGAAGGTATTTATGCCGCCAAAATTTTAACTTAGGTATTAAATTGCAACTGGAagataaacttaggtatttatgccgcaaattactctatatggatattttcattttcaaaacCAAAGTCAAATTTTTGTAGCTAGGGTTTTAATTTGGGTAGGCAACTGCCACGTATAACACATTGCTATTTATAGGCTACCCCaacaaataacaatattaaccataataataacaatccaTCTTATAAGactatatatctttatatattaaaagtgcctatgtaacggcaat
This Cannabis sativa cultivar Pink pepper isolate KNU-18-1 chromosome 6, ASM2916894v1, whole genome shotgun sequence DNA region includes the following protein-coding sequences:
- the LOC133038732 gene encoding putative E3 ubiquitin-protein ligase XBAT31 isoform X3, whose protein sequence is MNQKRSPLMLAAMHGKISCVQKLLEVGANVYLLMFDSLNGRTCLHYVAYYGHSDCLQALLSSSHSSPVAISWLEKKVSPDAARGRRRTSSRHHCLSPRL
- the LOC133038732 gene encoding putative E3 ubiquitin-protein ligase XBAT31 isoform X2, with translation MVLVANAIMLLPCFSLSPLMLAAMHGKISCVQKLLEVGANLLMFDSLNGRTCLHYVAYYGHSDCLQALLSSSHSSPVAISWLEKKVSPDAARGRRRTSSRHHCLSPRL
- the LOC133038732 gene encoding putative E3 ubiquitin-protein ligase XBAT31 isoform X1, encoding MVLVANAIMLLPCFSLSPLMLAAMHGKISCVQKLLEVGANVYLLMFDSLNGRTCLHYVAYYGHSDCLQALLSSSHSSPVAISWLEKKVSPDAARGRRRTSSRHHCLSPRL